In Nonomuraea sp. NBC_00507, the following are encoded in one genomic region:
- a CDS encoding carbohydrate ABC transporter permease: MTTINWRRTLTYVLVTAIALAIAVPVAWVLVASLKQKSEFFGSPWTPPEGLHLQNYVDAFVTARMGQYFFTSVLVTLLGLVFVLAVSVPAAYVIARYEFRGRGLVEVALLAGLFVNVNYIVVPIFLMLVGWDRALVDVLPGGFFIDNPGVLSLVYAATSIPFTIYLLTAYFRSIPAEYEEAAALDGASRLRIMTRVMLPMARPALTTVILFNFLAYWNDFIIALTLLPGEGKTLQVGLLNLMTAQKAAADYGRLYAGMVIVIVPVLIFYALIQRRLIEGMASGGVKG; this comes from the coding sequence ATGACCACGATCAACTGGCGAAGGACACTGACCTACGTCCTCGTCACCGCGATCGCGCTCGCCATCGCCGTGCCGGTCGCCTGGGTGCTGGTCGCCTCGCTCAAACAGAAGAGTGAGTTCTTCGGCAGCCCCTGGACGCCGCCGGAGGGCCTCCACCTCCAGAACTACGTCGACGCGTTCGTCACCGCCCGCATGGGCCAGTACTTCTTCACCTCTGTGCTCGTCACGCTGCTCGGGCTGGTGTTCGTCCTGGCGGTCTCCGTGCCGGCGGCCTATGTCATCGCCCGGTACGAGTTCCGCGGCCGCGGTCTCGTGGAGGTCGCGCTCCTGGCCGGGCTGTTCGTCAACGTCAACTACATCGTGGTGCCGATCTTCCTCATGCTCGTCGGCTGGGACCGGGCGCTCGTCGACGTGCTCCCCGGTGGCTTCTTCATCGACAACCCCGGGGTCCTCTCGCTCGTCTACGCGGCCACGTCGATCCCGTTCACCATCTATCTGCTCACCGCGTACTTCCGGTCGATACCGGCCGAATACGAGGAGGCCGCCGCCCTGGACGGGGCGTCCCGCCTGCGGATCATGACCAGGGTCATGCTCCCGATGGCGCGGCCTGCGCTCACCACCGTGATCCTTTTCAACTTCCTGGCCTACTGGAACGACTTCATCATCGCGCTCACCCTGCTCCCAGGCGAGGGCAAGACGCTGCAGGTGGGCCTGCTCAACCTGATGACCGCGCAGAAGGCGGCGGCCGACTACGGGCGGCTCTACGCCGGCATGGTCATCGTCATCGTCCCCGTCCTCATCTTCTACGCGCTCATCCAGCGCCGGCTCATCGAAGGCATGGCCTCCGGCGGTGTGAAGGGCTGA
- a CDS encoding carbohydrate ABC transporter substrate-binding protein, producing MRRSLVLASAAITVLGLLTGCSAGGDGSGSSTPGKTTLSVAALEGGYGRDMYTEVIQAYEASHPNVDVQLQISKSIEDEITPNMKAGRFPDVVVLGQGRKAALTETLIKDKALEDLTPVLKAKVPGEDKTVGDKLIQGIVGNLNTNPYGTDQTYLMPMYYAPTGLVYNKGLFEQKGWKVPATWDEMFALGETAKKEKIALFTYPTAGYLDSFFFALLADVGGEQFYTDVMTYKQGVWQTPQARQVLDLTTRLLKYAAPTTVGYANEQDFTKNQQAILDNKALFMPNGTWVVGEMKDAPRADGFQWGLTPLPAVTAGGKRYITTSVESVWIPGAAKNKDAAKEFVAYLYSDEAAKIFAKSDAIQPIQGIVSSLSAENAEFYKVYQDPSVAALVGGFAGTAPVAGVDIKATLFDTANSIISGDKTEDQWQAALNDASEKLRQAGS from the coding sequence ATGAGGAGATCACTCGTCCTGGCGAGCGCCGCCATCACGGTGCTCGGGCTGCTCACCGGCTGCTCGGCCGGCGGAGACGGCTCGGGCTCCAGCACCCCCGGCAAGACGACTCTGAGTGTCGCCGCCCTCGAAGGCGGATACGGGCGGGACATGTACACCGAGGTCATCCAGGCGTACGAGGCCTCGCATCCCAACGTCGACGTGCAGCTGCAGATCTCGAAGAGCATCGAGGACGAGATCACCCCGAACATGAAGGCCGGGCGGTTCCCGGACGTCGTGGTGCTCGGTCAGGGCCGCAAGGCCGCGCTCACCGAGACGCTCATCAAGGACAAGGCCCTCGAGGATCTCACGCCCGTGCTGAAGGCGAAGGTGCCCGGTGAGGACAAGACCGTCGGGGACAAGCTCATCCAGGGCATCGTCGGCAACCTCAACACCAACCCCTACGGCACGGACCAGACGTACCTGATGCCGATGTACTACGCGCCGACCGGGCTCGTCTACAACAAGGGCCTGTTCGAGCAGAAGGGCTGGAAGGTCCCGGCCACCTGGGACGAGATGTTCGCACTCGGCGAGACGGCCAAGAAGGAGAAGATCGCGCTGTTCACCTACCCGACCGCCGGGTACCTCGACTCGTTCTTCTTCGCGCTGCTCGCCGACGTCGGCGGGGAGCAGTTCTACACCGACGTCATGACGTACAAGCAGGGCGTCTGGCAGACGCCGCAGGCCCGGCAGGTTCTGGACCTCACCACCCGGCTGCTGAAGTACGCCGCGCCGACCACGGTCGGCTACGCCAATGAGCAGGACTTCACCAAGAACCAGCAGGCGATCCTCGACAACAAGGCGCTGTTCATGCCGAACGGCACCTGGGTCGTCGGCGAGATGAAGGACGCCCCGCGCGCCGACGGCTTCCAGTGGGGTCTGACGCCGTTGCCGGCGGTCACGGCGGGCGGCAAGCGCTACATCACCACGTCGGTGGAGTCGGTCTGGATCCCCGGCGCGGCCAAGAACAAGGACGCGGCGAAGGAGTTCGTCGCCTACCTCTACTCCGACGAGGCGGCGAAGATCTTCGCCAAGTCGGATGCCATCCAGCCGATCCAGGGCATCGTGAGCAGCCTGTCCGCGGAGAACGCCGAGTTCTACAAGGTCTACCAGGACCCGTCGGTCGCCGCGCTGGTCGGCGGGTTCGCCGGCACCGCGCCCGTCGCGGGCGTCGACATCAAGGCCACGCTCTTCGACACGGCCAACAGCATCATCAGCGGCGACAAGACCGAGGACCAGTGGCAGGCCGCGCTCAACGACGCCAGCGAGAAGCTGCGCCAGGCGGGGAGCTGA
- a CDS encoding LacI family DNA-binding transcriptional regulator, which yields MTKATARPRRQPSMADVARTAGVSAQTVSRALRDSPNVNPETRQRVLAAVEQLGYRFNNAARVLSSGRSHTIGLVLLQSGGYYSRSAVTAGVEAAAGEAGYAVSIATIARLDTGMMERSLSKLADQGVDGIVIAVPLISVTQKMEDITRDIPTVTLDGSRTASARVLGIDQKEAGRIATRHLLDLGHRQVWHVSGPDEWIEARQRREGWQECLAAAGIQAPPPLEGDWSPDSGYRQGQVLAMIPDVTAVFAASDEMAFGVIRALRERGRSVPGDVSIVSVDDIALAAYCHPPLTTVRQDFYHSGAAAVALLLRGADAGESLVTASLSIRDSTAPPRRP from the coding sequence ATGACCAAGGCCACCGCGCGGCCCAGGAGGCAGCCGAGCATGGCTGACGTGGCCAGGACCGCCGGGGTGTCGGCGCAGACCGTCTCACGCGCGCTCCGCGACTCGCCGAACGTCAACCCGGAGACCAGGCAGCGCGTGCTGGCCGCCGTGGAGCAGCTCGGCTACCGTTTCAACAACGCCGCCAGGGTGCTGTCCTCGGGGCGCAGCCACACCATCGGGCTCGTGCTGCTGCAGTCCGGCGGCTACTACTCCCGCTCCGCGGTGACCGCCGGCGTCGAGGCGGCCGCGGGCGAGGCCGGATATGCGGTGAGCATCGCGACCATCGCCAGGCTCGACACCGGCATGATGGAGCGTTCCCTGTCCAAGCTCGCCGACCAGGGCGTGGACGGCATCGTCATCGCCGTGCCGCTCATCTCCGTCACGCAGAAGATGGAGGACATCACCCGGGACATCCCCACCGTCACGCTCGACGGCTCCCGCACCGCGAGCGCCCGGGTGCTCGGGATCGACCAGAAGGAGGCGGGCCGCATCGCCACCCGGCACCTGCTCGACCTCGGGCATCGCCAGGTGTGGCACGTCTCGGGACCGGATGAGTGGATCGAGGCGCGCCAGCGGCGCGAGGGCTGGCAGGAGTGCCTGGCCGCGGCCGGGATCCAGGCGCCGCCCCCGCTCGAGGGTGACTGGTCGCCCGACTCGGGATACCGGCAGGGGCAGGTCCTCGCGATGATCCCGGACGTGACCGCCGTCTTCGCCGCCAGCGACGAGATGGCCTTCGGGGTGATCCGCGCCCTGCGCGAGCGCGGCCGGTCGGTGCCCGGCGACGTGTCCATCGTGAGCGTCGACGACATCGCCCTGGCGGCCTACTGCCACCCGCCGCTGACCACCGTGCGGCAGGACTTCTACCACTCCGGCGCGGCCGCCGTCGCCCTGCTGCTGCGGGGAGCCGACGCCGGCGAGTCCCTCGTCACGGCGTCGTTGTCGATACGCGACTCCACGGCGCCGCCGCGTCGTCCCTGA
- a CDS encoding glycoside hydrolase family 35 protein, whose translation MIELPAPDTSPAPTTTTTDAPAGTSALTWRGRLLLRHGVPHRILSGALHYFRVHPDLWRDRIRRLADLGLNTIDTYVAWNFHQPREDEAPGFDGWRDVERFIRMVGEEGLDVVVRPGPYICAEWSNGGLPSWLTGRDVTIRSSDPAFTSAVGRWFDELIPRIAGLQAAAGGPVVAVQVENEFGSFGDDHAYLRWNRDALTARGIRELLFTADGPTELMLDGGTLSGTLAAVTLGTQPDAARRLLAARRPDEPFVVAEFWNGWFDHWGERHHVRGADSVVRALEGIIADGGSVSIYMAHGGTNFGLWAGANEHEGRLQPTVSSYDSDAPVAEDGTLTAKFFAVREALGARGPVRMPVWTPALPPARVPLVHRADLLAGLRAVPAPTSTGPRPASFEQLGLDAGMVLHTAHPRIPVGEHRLVFTDVRDRALVFGDGAVLGVADPGDPELPVRGTGDVVRLEVLVESLGRVNYGPGIGRHKGLLGPVLVDRRIVQGWDSTPMALQEWSADELARAVAAGPATTHAGFAVATVHVGTPADTFLALPGSARGLVWVNGFLLGRYWEIGPQVTLYCPAPLLRAGENIVTVLELERLGAVLELRDRPELGPPEEYVEEFG comes from the coding sequence GTGATCGAGCTGCCTGCGCCGGACACTTCGCCGGCCCCGACGACGACCACGACCGATGCGCCGGCCGGCACGAGCGCGCTCACCTGGCGCGGGCGCCTGCTGCTCCGGCATGGCGTGCCCCATCGCATCCTGTCCGGGGCGCTGCACTACTTCCGCGTCCACCCCGATCTCTGGCGGGACCGGATCCGCCGGCTCGCCGACCTCGGGCTCAACACCATCGACACCTATGTGGCATGGAACTTCCACCAGCCCCGCGAGGACGAGGCGCCGGGTTTCGACGGCTGGCGGGACGTCGAGCGGTTCATCCGCATGGTGGGGGAGGAAGGCCTCGACGTCGTCGTCCGGCCCGGCCCGTACATCTGCGCGGAGTGGTCGAACGGCGGCCTGCCGAGCTGGCTCACCGGCCGCGACGTCACGATCCGCAGCTCCGATCCCGCGTTCACCTCCGCGGTCGGCCGCTGGTTCGACGAGCTGATCCCGCGCATCGCCGGGCTCCAGGCCGCCGCGGGCGGGCCGGTCGTGGCGGTGCAGGTGGAGAACGAGTTCGGCAGCTTCGGCGACGACCATGCCTACCTGCGCTGGAATCGCGACGCCCTGACCGCGCGCGGCATCCGCGAACTGCTGTTCACCGCCGACGGCCCCACGGAGCTGATGCTGGACGGCGGCACCCTGTCCGGGACCCTGGCGGCCGTCACCCTGGGCACCCAACCTGACGCCGCCCGGCGGCTCCTCGCGGCGCGGCGGCCGGACGAGCCGTTCGTCGTCGCCGAGTTCTGGAACGGCTGGTTCGACCACTGGGGCGAGCGGCACCACGTCCGCGGCGCGGACAGCGTCGTCCGCGCCCTCGAAGGGATCATCGCCGACGGCGGCAGCGTGAGCATCTACATGGCCCACGGCGGGACCAACTTCGGGCTCTGGGCGGGCGCCAACGAGCACGAGGGCCGGCTGCAGCCCACGGTGAGCAGCTACGACTCCGACGCGCCGGTCGCCGAGGACGGCACGCTCACCGCCAAGTTCTTCGCCGTGCGGGAGGCGCTCGGCGCGCGCGGACCCGTGCGGATGCCCGTGTGGACGCCGGCGCTGCCGCCGGCGCGCGTCCCGCTCGTCCACCGCGCCGACCTGCTCGCTGGCCTCCGCGCCGTCCCGGCGCCCACCTCGACAGGTCCGCGCCCGGCCTCGTTCGAGCAGCTCGGGCTCGACGCGGGCATGGTCCTGCACACCGCGCACCCGCGTATTCCCGTGGGGGAGCACCGGCTCGTCTTCACCGACGTACGCGACCGGGCCCTGGTGTTCGGCGACGGCGCCGTCCTCGGCGTCGCAGATCCCGGTGACCCGGAACTCCCGGTACGCGGAACCGGCGACGTCGTACGCCTGGAGGTCCTGGTCGAGAGCCTCGGCCGGGTGAACTACGGGCCGGGCATCGGCCGGCACAAGGGCCTGCTCGGTCCCGTCCTCGTCGACCGGCGCATCGTGCAGGGGTGGGACAGCACGCCGATGGCGCTGCAGGAGTGGTCCGCGGACGAGCTGGCCCGCGCGGTCGCCGCCGGTCCCGCGACCACGCACGCCGGGTTCGCCGTCGCGACGGTGCACGTCGGCACGCCCGCGGACACCTTCCTCGCCCTGCCGGGATCGGCCCGCGGCCTCGTCTGGGTCAACGGGTTCCTGCTCGGCCGTTACTGGGAGATCGGGCCGCAGGTCACGCTGTACTGCCCGGCTCCGCTGCTGCGCGCGGGCGAGAACATCGTGACGGTCCTCGAGCTGGAACGGCTGGGGGCGGTCCTGGAGTTGCGGGACCGCCCCGAGCTCGGACCTCCGGAGGAGTACGTCGAGGAGTTCGGCTAA
- a CDS encoding alpha-L-fucosidase — translation MIAEVSAGRALAAVRPSARQLAWQAMEFYGFIHFGMNTMTDREWGEGHDDPAAFDPAGLDADQWIRALKSAGMTGVILTCKHHDGFCLWPSGVTTYTVASSPWRDGQGDVVAEVAGAARRHGLRFGIYLSPWDRTEASYGSGSAYDDFYVAQLTELLTRYGPVFAVWLDGANGEGPNGRRQVYDWERYYAVVRELQPDAVISVCGPDVRWCGNEAGDTRPDEWSVVPRALQDAERIADRSQQADDGAFARLVRSDDRDLGSRAALAGHCEGSSASEPIGADDLVWYPAEVNTSIRPGWFHHPAEDAAVRSADELFAIYLRSVGGNSCFLLNVPPDRDGRVRGTDVAVLEQLGRRIADFRARRVDAAATVSSGSAGDVATAWPGRGRTPWRPDDADPLPGVRLAFARPRPIEAVVVGEDITQGQRIEHLVVRGHRDSRWTTLAEANAVGYQRILTFPPAEVDAVLVEVSQARDTPVVARVAAIEAAS, via the coding sequence GTGATCGCGGAGGTGTCGGCCGGGCGGGCACTGGCCGCGGTCCGGCCGAGCGCACGCCAGCTCGCGTGGCAGGCCATGGAGTTCTACGGGTTCATTCACTTCGGCATGAACACGATGACGGACCGGGAGTGGGGCGAGGGGCACGACGACCCGGCCGCCTTCGACCCGGCCGGACTCGACGCCGACCAGTGGATCAGGGCGCTCAAGAGCGCCGGGATGACCGGTGTGATCCTGACCTGCAAGCATCACGATGGGTTCTGCCTGTGGCCGAGCGGCGTCACGACGTACACGGTCGCCTCCTCGCCCTGGCGTGACGGCCAGGGCGACGTGGTCGCGGAGGTCGCCGGCGCGGCCCGGCGGCACGGCCTGCGGTTCGGGATCTACCTGTCGCCGTGGGACCGCACCGAGGCGTCCTACGGCAGCGGGAGCGCGTACGACGACTTCTACGTCGCCCAGCTCACCGAGCTGCTCACCCGGTACGGGCCGGTGTTCGCGGTGTGGCTGGACGGCGCGAACGGCGAGGGCCCGAACGGCAGGCGCCAGGTCTACGACTGGGAGCGGTACTACGCGGTGGTCCGCGAGCTGCAGCCGGACGCGGTCATCAGCGTGTGCGGGCCGGACGTCCGCTGGTGCGGCAACGAGGCCGGGGACACCCGCCCCGACGAGTGGAGCGTGGTGCCCCGTGCCCTGCAGGACGCCGAGCGGATCGCGGACCGCTCGCAGCAGGCGGACGACGGCGCCTTCGCCCGGCTCGTCCGCAGCGACGACCGCGACCTCGGCAGCCGCGCCGCCTTGGCGGGACACTGCGAAGGGAGCAGCGCTTCCGAGCCAATAGGAGCAGACGACCTGGTCTGGTACCCGGCCGAGGTGAACACCTCGATCCGGCCCGGATGGTTCCACCACCCGGCCGAGGATGCCGCGGTCCGCTCCGCGGACGAGCTGTTCGCCATCTACCTGCGCTCTGTCGGCGGCAACTCCTGTTTCCTGCTCAACGTCCCGCCGGACCGTGACGGGCGGGTGCGGGGCACCGACGTGGCGGTGCTGGAGCAACTCGGGCGGCGCATCGCGGACTTCCGGGCGCGGCGGGTCGATGCGGCCGCGACGGTGTCGTCCGGGAGCGCGGGCGATGTCGCGACCGCGTGGCCCGGCAGGGGGCGCACGCCGTGGCGGCCGGACGACGCCGACCCGCTGCCCGGCGTGCGGCTCGCGTTCGCACGGCCCCGCCCGATCGAGGCGGTCGTCGTGGGCGAGGACATCACGCAGGGGCAGCGCATCGAGCACCTCGTCGTCCGGGGCCACCGCGACAGCCGGTGGACGACACTCGCGGAGGCGAACGCCGTGGGCTACCAGCGCATCCTGACGTTCCCGCCGGCCGAGGTCGACGCCGTGCTGGTCGAGGTGTCCCAGGCCCGGGACACACCCGTCGTCGCCCGCGTGGCCGCGATCGAGGCGGCGTCGTGA
- a CDS encoding DUF6903 family protein, with translation MKESTRSVLLVIARTFVVAGCVAVVVGARATTGWGHLAIMLAALGGLLAVLASYNRRFR, from the coding sequence ATGAAGGAATCGACGCGCAGCGTGCTGCTCGTCATCGCCCGCACGTTCGTCGTGGCCGGCTGCGTCGCCGTCGTCGTCGGCGCGCGGGCGACGACCGGGTGGGGCCATCTCGCGATCATGCTCGCCGCGCTGGGCGGGCTGCTGGCCGTGCTGGCCTCGTACAACCGGAGGTTCCGGTGA
- a CDS encoding beta-N-acetylhexosaminidase family protein produces MTRRTPALCLALAATLCAGALLPVPAASAAPVPNASLPAVSPTPQSLNGIGSAAVVTSRVLVVADDRTDPAARDRLVRELKSHGAGRVDIVTPDKIPAAAPGLLTVRLGPATRPDIAQALGDTVPPSKSEGYALRVSGGNQRQIALGGEDAAGQFYAVQTLRQLFVPSGDGWKVAGVQVSDFPSMPLRGTIEGFYGAPWTHAERLDQMDFYGDVKANTYIYAPKDDPYHRDKWRDPYPADKLAELGELVARANANHVRFTFALSPGVSICYSDQADRTVLKQKLQALYDLGARAFSIPLDDISYTRWNCAADESAYGAAGRTTAAKAQVDLLNDVQRSFIATHEGAQPLQMVPTEYGDLTDTTYKQTMRASLDPTIEVMWTGIETVPPEITNAQAEKAAELFGRKVFVWDNYPVNDYGETSGRLLLAPYDKRESGLAAHLSGIVANPMNQPYASKAAVFGTADFTWNDQAYDARKSWPRAMAYLAGGDKAATEALLVFGDLEHVAPTFGGTPWQPQAPELAARTSAFWQAWDEGRRAEAITALRRYAKAIATAPATIRGGSVQKGFTDDAASWLDATELWGRAMVSMLGALDARLAGDEVKSGALLAESRELQAQARAVRVSPPRNRWGAAQVRVGDGVLDVFLTEADARLQQWVVAG; encoded by the coding sequence GTGACAAGACGCACCCCTGCCCTCTGCCTTGCGCTGGCCGCGACCCTGTGTGCCGGAGCACTCCTGCCCGTCCCCGCGGCCTCTGCCGCTCCGGTCCCGAACGCCTCCTTACCCGCGGTGTCACCGACTCCGCAGTCCCTGAACGGCATCGGCTCCGCCGCGGTCGTCACCAGCCGGGTGCTCGTGGTCGCCGACGACCGGACCGACCCCGCCGCCCGCGACCGCCTCGTCCGCGAACTCAAGAGCCACGGCGCCGGCCGGGTGGACATCGTCACCCCTGACAAGATCCCGGCCGCCGCGCCCGGCCTGCTCACGGTGCGCCTCGGCCCTGCGACGCGACCGGACATCGCCCAGGCGCTCGGCGACACGGTCCCGCCCAGCAAGAGCGAGGGATACGCGTTACGGGTCTCGGGCGGCAACCAGCGCCAGATCGCGCTCGGCGGCGAGGACGCCGCAGGTCAGTTCTATGCCGTGCAGACGCTGCGCCAGTTGTTCGTCCCGTCCGGCGACGGCTGGAAGGTGGCGGGAGTCCAGGTCAGCGACTTCCCGTCCATGCCGCTGCGCGGCACCATCGAGGGCTTCTACGGTGCGCCATGGACGCACGCAGAACGCCTCGACCAGATGGACTTCTACGGCGACGTCAAGGCCAACACCTACATCTACGCCCCCAAGGACGATCCCTACCACCGCGACAAGTGGCGCGACCCCTACCCGGCGGACAAGCTCGCCGAACTGGGCGAGCTCGTGGCCCGGGCCAACGCGAACCACGTCCGCTTCACCTTCGCTCTCTCCCCCGGCGTGTCGATCTGCTACTCCGACCAGGCGGACCGCACCGTACTCAAGCAGAAGCTCCAGGCGCTCTACGACCTGGGCGCCAGAGCCTTCTCCATCCCGCTGGACGACATCAGCTACACCCGCTGGAACTGCGCGGCCGACGAGAGCGCCTACGGCGCCGCCGGACGCACCACCGCGGCCAAGGCCCAGGTCGATCTGCTCAACGACGTGCAGCGGAGCTTCATCGCCACCCACGAAGGCGCCCAGCCGCTGCAGATGGTGCCCACCGAGTACGGCGATCTGACCGACACCACGTACAAGCAGACCATGCGGGCCTCCCTCGATCCCACGATCGAGGTGATGTGGACCGGCATCGAGACCGTGCCTCCGGAGATCACCAACGCGCAGGCCGAGAAGGCGGCGGAGCTGTTCGGGCGCAAGGTCTTCGTCTGGGACAACTACCCGGTCAACGACTACGGCGAGACCAGCGGCCGGCTGCTGCTGGCGCCCTACGACAAGCGTGAGAGCGGCCTGGCCGCGCACCTGTCCGGCATCGTGGCCAACCCGATGAACCAGCCGTACGCGAGCAAGGCCGCGGTCTTCGGCACCGCGGACTTCACCTGGAACGACCAGGCGTACGACGCGAGGAAGAGCTGGCCGCGGGCGATGGCCTATCTCGCCGGCGGCGACAAGGCGGCGACCGAGGCGCTGCTGGTGTTCGGTGACCTGGAGCACGTGGCCCCGACCTTCGGTGGCACCCCTTGGCAGCCCCAGGCACCCGAGCTCGCCGCCCGGACGAGCGCGTTCTGGCAGGCATGGGACGAGGGGCGACGGGCTGAAGCGATCACCGCGCTGCGTCGGTACGCGAAGGCCATCGCCACGGCGCCGGCCACCATCCGCGGCGGATCGGTGCAGAAGGGCTTCACTGATGACGCCGCGTCCTGGCTGGACGCCACCGAGCTGTGGGGCAGGGCGATGGTGTCCATGCTCGGCGCGCTCGACGCCCGGCTCGCCGGAGACGAGGTCAAGAGCGGCGCGTTGCTCGCCGAGTCGCGTGAGCTGCAGGCGCAGGCCCGCGCCGTGCGGGTCAGCCCGCCGCGTAACCGCTGGGGCGCGGCCCAGGTCCGGGTCGGCGACGGGGTGCTCGACGTCTTCCTGACCGAGGCCGACGCCCGGCTCCAGCAGTGGGTGGTCGCCGGTTAG
- a CDS encoding carbohydrate ABC transporter permease: protein MPGGSPSSIGGRRRGDGLFVLACLLPALVLFAVFMIVPTVNVFRMSFYTWSGFSPDMRFAGLGNFTRLLDDEQFVRAFQNTVALLVVVTVVTMGVGLFLAAIMTRQRLRGRALFRFILYVPSVLSVVVIAAIFSAILDQENGLLNGTLRLLSLDGLRQVWLGDQQLVLWSVAFAMVWQSLGYYMVLYMSGMASIPEELYEASALDGATAGRQFFAITLPLIWQNLRTTLTFFVMSAVNLSFVLVRAMTGGGPDGSSEVLLSYMYKQAYTNSSYGYGMAIGVVIFAFSFLVSLLVSRATRREPLQF from the coding sequence GTGCCCGGTGGCAGCCCGTCGAGCATCGGAGGGCGCCGGCGCGGCGACGGCCTCTTCGTGCTCGCCTGCCTCCTGCCCGCGCTCGTGCTCTTCGCGGTCTTCATGATCGTCCCGACCGTGAACGTGTTCCGGATGTCCTTCTACACCTGGAGCGGCTTCTCCCCCGACATGCGTTTCGCCGGGCTCGGCAACTTCACCCGGCTCCTCGATGACGAGCAGTTCGTCCGCGCGTTCCAGAACACGGTCGCGCTTCTCGTCGTCGTGACCGTCGTGACGATGGGCGTGGGCCTGTTCCTCGCCGCGATCATGACCCGGCAGCGGCTGCGGGGGCGGGCCCTCTTCCGGTTCATCCTCTACGTCCCGAGCGTGCTGTCCGTGGTCGTCATCGCGGCGATCTTCTCCGCCATCCTGGACCAGGAGAACGGCCTGCTCAACGGCACCCTGCGGCTGCTCTCGCTCGATGGCCTGCGGCAGGTCTGGCTCGGCGACCAGCAGCTGGTGCTCTGGTCCGTCGCGTTCGCGATGGTCTGGCAGTCGCTCGGCTACTACATGGTCCTCTACATGTCCGGCATGGCGAGCATCCCGGAGGAGCTCTACGAGGCCTCCGCGCTCGACGGCGCGACCGCCGGCCGGCAGTTCTTCGCCATCACGCTGCCGCTCATCTGGCAGAACCTCCGCACGACGCTGACGTTCTTCGTCATGAGCGCGGTCAACCTCAGCTTCGTCCTGGTCCGGGCCATGACCGGCGGCGGACCCGACGGGTCCTCCGAGGTCCTGCTGAGCTACATGTACAAGCAGGCGTACACGAACTCGTCGTACGGGTACGGCATGGCCATCGGCGTCGTCATCTTCGCGTTCTCGTTCCTCGTCTCGCTCCTGGTGAGCCGCGCGACGCGGCGCGAGCCCCTCCAGTTCTGA